The proteins below are encoded in one region of Ferruginibacter lapsinanis:
- the rplO gene encoding 50S ribosomal protein L15, translating into MKLHTLRPAKGATHKAIRIGRGEASGKGGTSTKGNKGGQSRAGYKSKPAFEGGQMPIQRRVPKRGFTNINRVEYKVINIGKIDHYAEKYGITEFSLQNLYINGLISQFDNVKILGVGEIKGKFTFKVNAVSAKAKAAIEAAGGSVEIIK; encoded by the coding sequence ATGAAATTACATACATTAAGACCAGCGAAAGGAGCAACACATAAAGCAATCCGTATCGGTCGTGGTGAAGCTAGTGGTAAAGGTGGTACATCTACTAAAGGTAATAAAGGTGGACAAAGTCGTGCCGGTTACAAAAGCAAACCAGCTTTTGAAGGTGGACAGATGCCTATTCAACGTAGAGTTCCAAAACGTGGGTTTACAAATATCAACCGTGTTGAGTATAAAGTGATCAACATAGGTAAAATTGATCATTACGCAGAAAAATATGGTATTACAGAATTCAGCTTGCAAAACCTTTACATCAATGGTTTGATCAGTCAATTTGATAATGTAAAGATTCTGGGTGTTGGAGAAATCAAAGGCAAATTTACTTTCAAAGTAAATGCGGTTAGTGCTAAAGCTAAAGCTGCTATCGAAGCTGCCGGAGGTTCTGTAGAAATTATTAAATAA
- the rpmD gene encoding 50S ribosomal protein L30: MAKIKVTQIKSVIDRSERQKKTMTALGLRKINATVEVEATPQILGMVAKVNHLIKVEEAN, from the coding sequence ATGGCTAAGATTAAAGTAACACAAATTAAAAGCGTAATCGATAGATCTGAGCGTCAAAAGAAAACTATGACTGCTTTGGGCTTGAGAAAAATTAACGCTACTGTAGAAGTTGAAGCTACTCCACAAATTTTAGGAATGGTTGCAAAAGTCAACCATTTGATCAAAGTAGAAGAAGCTAATTAA
- the rpsE gene encoding 30S ribosomal protein S5: MLKANDNRVKAGDLELKEKVVSINRVVKTTKGGRAFSFSALVVVGNGAGVVGQGLGKAKEVQEAITKGIEDAKKNLIKVPIMHGTIPHDQWTKEGAAKVLIKPAAHGTGVIAGGSMRAVLEAAGVTDVLAKSLGSANPHNVVKATVKALATLREPIAVSKARNISLKKVFNG; the protein is encoded by the coding sequence ATGTTAAAAGCAAACGATAACAGAGTAAAAGCCGGCGATCTTGAGTTGAAAGAAAAAGTAGTTTCTATCAACCGTGTGGTTAAAACAACCAAAGGTGGTCGTGCATTTAGTTTTTCTGCTCTTGTAGTAGTAGGTAACGGTGCTGGTGTTGTAGGACAAGGCTTGGGTAAAGCTAAAGAAGTACAAGAGGCTATTACAAAAGGTATTGAAGATGCAAAAAAGAATTTGATAAAAGTTCCGATTATGCATGGCACTATACCTCATGATCAATGGACAAAAGAAGGTGCTGCTAAGGTTTTAATAAAACCAGCTGCTCATGGTACCGGTGTAATTGCCGGAGGTAGTATGAGAGCTGTGTTGGAAGCTGCAGGTGTTACAGACGTTTTGGCTAAAAGCCTTGGTTCTGCTAATCCTCATAATGTGGTAAAAGCTACAGTAAAAGCATTGGCTACTTTACGTGAACCAATTGCTGTTAGTAAAGCAAGAAACATTTCTTTAAAGAAAGTATTTAACGGATAA
- the rplR gene encoding 50S ribosomal protein L18, whose product MNNKSSARQKIKFRIRKKVSGVGVKPRLSVFRSNSDIYAQLINDDNGTTLASASSKDKDILAQKVNKTEKSKLVGNAIAKKASELGVTTVVFDRGGYIYHGRVKAVAEGAREGGLQF is encoded by the coding sequence ATGAATAACAAATCAAGTGCAAGACAAAAGATAAAATTCCGTATCCGCAAAAAAGTAAGCGGAGTAGGTGTTAAACCACGTTTAAGTGTTTTCAGAAGTAATTCTGATATCTATGCACAGTTGATCAATGATGATAATGGTACAACTTTGGCATCGGCATCTTCAAAAGATAAAGATATCCTGGCTCAAAAAGTAAATAAAACTGAAAAGAGCAAATTGGTAGGTAATGCAATTGCTAAGAAAGCTTCTGAATTGGGAGTTACTACAGTTGTGTTCGATCGTGGTGGATATATCTATCATGGAAGAGTAAAAGCAGTAGCTGAAGGAGCAAGAGAAGGTGGGTTACAATTTTAA
- the rplF gene encoding 50S ribosomal protein L6 codes for MSRIGKKPVEFPKGVTITVGADNVVTVKGPKGELKQAIDRDIKLEVKEGTVELVRPTDQIRHRAMHGLYRSLVSNMVKGVTEGYVKQMELVGVGFKAANQGNVLDLALGYSHNIIFEIPKELKVSTSQEKGQNPIITLESVDKQLLGQVCAKLRGLRKPEPYKGKGVKFVGEVLRRKAGKSAGK; via the coding sequence ATGTCTAGAATAGGGAAAAAACCGGTTGAATTTCCAAAAGGAGTAACCATCACAGTTGGAGCAGATAATGTTGTAACTGTTAAAGGTCCGAAAGGAGAATTGAAACAAGCAATTGATAGAGATATCAAATTAGAAGTGAAAGAAGGAACGGTAGAACTGGTTCGTCCAACTGATCAAATTCGTCACAGAGCAATGCATGGTTTATACCGTTCATTGGTTAGCAACATGGTAAAAGGTGTTACTGAAGGATATGTAAAACAAATGGAATTGGTGGGTGTGGGTTTTAAAGCTGCTAACCAGGGGAATGTATTAGATCTTGCTTTAGGATATTCTCATAATATTATTTTTGAAATACCTAAGGAATTAAAAGTTTCTACTTCTCAGGAAAAAGGACAAAATCCTATCATCACTTTAGAAAGTGTAGATAAACAATTACTTGGTCAGGTATGTGCTAAATTACGTGGCTTACGTAAACCTGAACCATACAAAGGAAAGGGTGTTAAATTTGTAGGTGAAGTATTAAGAAGAAAAGCAGGTAAATCTGCAGGTAAATAA
- the rpsH gene encoding 30S ribosomal protein S8, translating to MVTDPIADFLTRIRNAQMANHRIVEIPASNLKKRMTEILYDKGYILKYKFEDDNKQGVIKIALKYDASTKLPVIQSLERVSRPGLRTYAKPEEFKRVKNGLGIAIVSTSKGVMTDKEAKAQNVGGEILCNIY from the coding sequence ATGGTAACTGATCCTATAGCAGATTTTCTTACAAGAATCCGTAATGCACAGATGGCAAACCATCGTATTGTGGAAATCCCTGCGTCTAATTTAAAAAAACGCATGACTGAGATCTTGTACGACAAAGGTTACATTTTGAAATACAAATTTGAAGATGATAACAAACAAGGTGTGATCAAGATCGCTTTGAAATATGATGCATCTACAAAATTACCTGTAATTCAGAGTTTAGAAAGAGTGAGCCGTCCGGGTTTACGTACGTATGCTAAACCTGAAGAATTCAAAAGAGTGAAAAATGGTTTGGGTATTGCAATCGTTTCTACATCAAAAGGTGTAATGACTGATAAAGAAGCAAAAGCTCAAAATGTTGGTGGCGAAATTCTTTGCAACATCTACTAA
- the rpsN gene encoding 30S ribosomal protein S14 has product MAKKSIEARQRKREAMNAKYADKRAALKAAGDYKALDLLPKNSSPVRLKNRCQLTGRPRGYMRHFGLSRNMFRDMALQGKIPGVVKASW; this is encoded by the coding sequence ATGGCAAAAAAGTCAATAGAAGCCAGGCAAAGAAAGCGTGAAGCAATGAACGCTAAATATGCTGATAAAAGAGCAGCTTTAAAAGCAGCCGGTGATTACAAAGCTTTGGATTTATTACCAAAGAACTCATCTCCGGTTCGTTTAAAAAATCGTTGCCAGTTAACTGGTCGTCCAAGAGGTTACATGAGACATTTTGGATTATCAAGAAACATGTTTCGTGATATGGCGTTACAAGGAAAGATACCAGGTGTAGTTAAAGCTAGCTGGTAG
- the rplE gene encoding 50S ribosomal protein L5 — MATTTYTPRLADKYSKEVVPALMKKFGYKTVMQAPKLTKICLNRGVNGAVADKKLVDIAVEELTTITGQKAVPTMSKKDISNFKLRKNMPIGARVTLRGVKMFEFLDRFVSVSLPRVRDFKGINDKSFDGRGNYTLGITEQIIFPEIDIDKVNKITGMDITFVTTANTNEEAYELLKELGMPFKNVKK; from the coding sequence ATGGCAACAACAACATATACTCCAAGATTGGCAGATAAATACTCTAAAGAAGTAGTACCTGCCTTAATGAAAAAATTCGGTTATAAAACCGTTATGCAAGCGCCTAAATTGACCAAGATCTGTTTGAATCGTGGGGTGAACGGTGCCGTTGCAGATAAAAAATTAGTAGACATTGCTGTTGAGGAATTAACAACGATCACAGGTCAAAAGGCTGTACCTACTATGTCTAAAAAAGATATTTCTAACTTTAAGTTGCGTAAGAACATGCCGATTGGTGCAAGAGTTACACTTCGTGGAGTTAAAATGTTTGAATTCTTAGATAGATTCGTATCTGTTTCTTTACCACGTGTACGTGATTTTAAAGGGATCAATGATAAGTCATTTGATGGCCGTGGAAATTACACTTTAGGTATTACGGAACAAATCATTTTCCCTGAAATTGATATCGATAAAGTAAATAAAATTACCGGTATGGATATCACTTTTGTTACTACAGCAAATACTAATGAAGAGGCATATGAATTGTTGAAAGAATTGGGAATGCCTTTTAAAAACGTTAAAAAATAA
- the rplX gene encoding 50S ribosomal protein L24: MSTRFKAKFNIKKGDSVIVITGEDKDLKKPRKVLEVIIEKSRVLVEGVNIVTKHTKPTSQNTKGGIVKVEAPIAISNVMLWDAKAAAPAKVKRTRENGKLIRVSKKSGGVI; this comes from the coding sequence ATGAGTACAAGATTTAAAGCAAAGTTCAACATTAAAAAAGGCGATAGCGTAATTGTTATCACCGGCGAAGACAAAGATCTTAAAAAGCCACGTAAAGTGTTGGAGGTTATTATAGAAAAAAGTCGTGTATTGGTAGAAGGTGTTAACATCGTAACCAAACATACTAAACCAACTTCACAAAACACTAAAGGTGGTATTGTAAAAGTTGAAGCTCCGATCGCAATTTCTAATGTAATGCTTTGGGATGCAAAAGCTGCAGCTCCGGCTAAAGTGAAACGCACAAGAGAAAACGGTAAATTAATTCGTGTATCAAAAAAATCAGGGGGGGTAATCTAA
- the rplN gene encoding 50S ribosomal protein L14: MIQQESRLNVADNSGAKEVLCIRVLGNSGQDYAKIGDKIVVTVKDAMPAGGIKKGTVSKAVIVRTKNKLRRKDGSYIRFDDNAVVLLNNSDEPRGTRIFGPVARELRDKGYMKIISLAPEVL, encoded by the coding sequence ATGATTCAGCAAGAAAGCAGATTAAATGTAGCAGACAACAGCGGCGCCAAAGAAGTTTTGTGTATCCGTGTATTGGGTAACTCTGGCCAGGATTATGCTAAAATAGGCGATAAAATCGTTGTTACTGTGAAAGATGCAATGCCAGCCGGCGGTATTAAAAAAGGTACTGTTAGTAAAGCGGTTATTGTACGTACAAAAAACAAATTACGTCGTAAAGATGGTTCTTATATTCGTTTTGATGACAATGCAGTTGTGTTGTTAAACAATTCAGATGAACCAAGAGGTACACGTATTTTTGGCCCGGTGGCTCGTGAATTAAGAGACAAAGGGTATATGAAAATTATTTCATTAGCACCGGAAGTATTATAA
- the rpsQ gene encoding 30S ribosomal protein S17 yields MSEVTTIVRNLRKTKLGVVTSNKMDKTITVNVERKVKHPLYGKFVKKSTKFHAHDEKNECSIGDTVKIMEARPMSKTKRWRLVEIVEKVK; encoded by the coding sequence ATGAGTGAAGTAACAACAATAGTAAGAAACTTACGTAAAACTAAATTAGGGGTAGTTACCAGTAACAAAATGGATAAAACTATCACAGTTAATGTAGAAAGAAAAGTAAAGCATCCGCTTTATGGTAAGTTCGTAAAAAAATCTACAAAGTTTCATGCGCATGATGAAAAGAATGAGTGTAGCATAGGCGATACCGTTAAAATTATGGAGGCTCGTCCTATGAGTAAAACAAAACGTTGGAGATTAGTTGAGATAGTTGAAAAAGTGAAGTAA
- the rpmC gene encoding 50S ribosomal protein L29 → MSKKVDFLTSIKGLGLEDLKAKIAEDELRLKKVSFAHSISPLENPVSLRLLRKDLARLKTALRSKELGL, encoded by the coding sequence ATGTCAAAGAAAGTAGATTTTTTAACGAGCATTAAAGGTTTAGGTCTTGAAGACTTAAAGGCTAAGATCGCTGAAGACGAATTACGTTTGAAGAAAGTATCTTTTGCTCACAGTATTTCTCCTTTGGAGAATCCGGTAAGCTTACGTTTATTACGTAAAGATCTTGCACGTTTAAAAACAGCATTAAGAAGTAAAGAACTAGGTTTATAA
- the rplP gene encoding 50S ribosomal protein L16 has protein sequence MLSPKRVKHRKAQKGRIREVAKRGTTISFGSFGLKALEPIWLTNRQIESARQAMTRHMKREGNVWIRIFPDKPITKKPAEVRMGKGKGNPEYWAAVVEPGRILFEADGVPMQVAKEAFELAAQKLPIAVKFVVRRDYQA, from the coding sequence ATGTTATCACCGAAAAGAGTAAAACATAGAAAAGCCCAGAAAGGCCGTATCAGAGAAGTTGCTAAAAGAGGAACTACTATTTCTTTTGGTTCATTCGGATTAAAAGCTTTAGAACCAATTTGGTTAACTAACAGACAAATTGAAAGTGCTCGTCAGGCTATGACTCGTCATATGAAGAGAGAAGGGAATGTTTGGATCAGAATTTTTCCTGACAAACCAATCACTAAAAAGCCAGCTGAGGTGAGAATGGGTAAAGGTAAAGGTAACCCTGAATATTGGGCTGCTGTAGTAGAGCCAGGACGCATCTTGTTTGAAGCTGATGGTGTTCCGATGCAAGTTGCAAAAGAAGCATTTGAATTAGCGGCACAAAAATTACCTATTGCTGTAAAATTTGTGGTACGTAGAGATTATCAAGCATAA
- the rpsC gene encoding 30S ribosomal protein S3, whose translation MGQKVNPIGIRLGIIRGWDSNWYADKKDFGKKLIEDNKIRNYLNARINKGGISKIVIERTLNKLIVTIHTSKPGIIIGKGGGEVDRIKEELKKLTGKDDVQINILEIRRPELDAQIVADTIARQLEGRINFKRAVKMAIASALRMGAEGIKVRCGGRLGGAEIARSEEIKQGRTPLHTLRMDIDYANVFAQTVYGKIGIKVWICKGEVLAKRDLNPNILAGGGKEGDSRGGFENRGGERGGDRRDDRRGGGGDRRGGGNRGGGAAGGRR comes from the coding sequence ATGGGTCAAAAAGTAAATCCGATTGGTATCAGACTAGGAATCATCCGTGGATGGGATAGTAACTGGTATGCAGATAAAAAAGATTTTGGTAAAAAATTAATTGAAGATAACAAAATCAGAAATTATTTAAATGCCCGTATCAACAAAGGCGGTATCTCAAAAATAGTAATTGAGCGTACGTTGAACAAGTTGATCGTAACAATCCACACCTCTAAACCAGGTATCATCATCGGTAAAGGTGGTGGAGAGGTTGATAGAATCAAAGAGGAATTGAAAAAATTGACCGGTAAAGATGATGTTCAAATAAACATTCTTGAAATACGTCGTCCTGAATTAGATGCTCAAATTGTTGCTGATACAATTGCTCGTCAATTAGAAGGTCGTATCAATTTCAAACGTGCTGTTAAAATGGCAATTGCTTCAGCATTACGTATGGGTGCAGAAGGAATTAAAGTTAGATGCGGTGGTCGTTTAGGTGGAGCTGAAATTGCACGTAGCGAAGAGATCAAACAAGGTCGTACGCCGTTGCATACTTTACGTATGGATATCGATTACGCAAATGTATTTGCTCAAACAGTTTACGGAAAGATCGGTATTAAAGTATGGATCTGTAAAGGTGAAGTTTTAGCTAAAAGAGATCTTAACCCAAATATCTTAGCCGGTGGTGGTAAAGAAGGAGATTCAAGAGGTGGTTTTGAAAACCGTGGTGGCGAAAGAGGTGGAGATAGAAGAGACGATCGCAGAGGCGGTGGTGGAGATAGAAGAGGTGGTGGAAACCGTGGTGGTGGAGCTGCTGGCGGAAGACGCTAA
- the rplV gene encoding 50S ribosomal protein L22 has protein sequence MEAVAKLNNYPTSPRKMRLLADLIRGMEVEKALGVLQFNPKHPAVPMYKLLKSAINNWEQKNTEAKVEDAQLVVKTIMVDCGRVIKRMRPAPQGRGYRVRKRSNHVTIVVDSKI, from the coding sequence ATGGAAGCAGTAGCTAAACTTAACAATTACCCAACATCACCACGTAAAATGCGTTTACTGGCTGATTTGATACGTGGCATGGAAGTAGAAAAAGCTTTGGGGGTATTACAATTCAACCCTAAGCACCCTGCAGTGCCTATGTACAAATTATTGAAAAGTGCAATCAATAACTGGGAGCAAAAAAATACAGAAGCAAAAGTGGAAGATGCTCAGTTGGTAGTTAAAACAATTATGGTTGACTGCGGAAGAGTAATCAAACGTATGCGTCCGGCTCCACAAGGTAGAGGGTACAGAGTACGTAAACGTAGTAATCACGTAACAATTGTAGTAGACAGCAAAATTTAA
- the rpsS gene encoding 30S ribosomal protein S19 yields MARSIKKGPYIDANLEDKVLAINEGKNKKGVIKTWSRRSTISPDFVGHTLAVHNGNKFIPVYVTEFMVGHKLGEFAPTRNFRGHSSKKIG; encoded by the coding sequence ATGGCTCGTTCGATTAAAAAAGGTCCTTATATCGATGCTAACTTAGAAGACAAAGTGTTAGCGATCAATGAAGGAAAAAACAAAAAAGGTGTAATCAAAACCTGGTCTCGCCGTTCTACAATCTCTCCGGATTTTGTAGGTCATACACTGGCAGTACACAACGGGAATAAATTTATCCCGGTTTATGTAACTGAGTTTATGGTAGGTCATAAATTAGGTGAATTTGCACCGACAAGAAATTTCAGAGGTCACTCAAGTAAAAAAATAGGATAA
- the rplB gene encoding 50S ribosomal protein L2, whose product MALRKYKPTTAGTRWRIGNAYAEITTSTPEKSLLEKQKNTAGRNSQGRRAMRYMGGGNKTMYRLIDFKRDKKDVPATVKSIEYDPNRTAFIALLNYADGEKRYIIAPNGLQVGATVLSGDAVAPELGNALQLKNMPLGTMIHNIEMQPGQGGKLVRSAGASAQLSNKEEKYGVIKMPSGELRKVLINCYATVGVVSNSDHNLESAGKAGRNRWKGVRPRTRAVAMNPVDHPMGGGEGRASGGHPRSRTGKYAKGEVTRTRGKGSDKMIIQRRNGKKLSNK is encoded by the coding sequence ATGGCATTAAGAAAATACAAACCTACCACAGCCGGAACTCGTTGGAGAATTGGTAATGCGTATGCAGAAATTACCACCAGCACTCCTGAAAAATCTTTGTTAGAAAAACAAAAGAATACAGCTGGTCGTAACTCACAAGGTAGAAGAGCAATGCGTTATATGGGTGGCGGAAACAAAACCATGTATCGTTTGATCGATTTTAAAAGAGATAAAAAAGATGTACCTGCTACTGTTAAAAGTATCGAGTATGATCCAAACCGTACAGCATTTATTGCTTTATTGAATTATGCTGATGGTGAAAAACGTTATATCATTGCTCCAAACGGATTGCAGGTAGGTGCTACAGTTTTAAGTGGCGATGCAGTTGCTCCGGAATTAGGGAATGCATTACAATTGAAGAATATGCCTTTGGGTACTATGATTCATAACATTGAAATGCAACCTGGTCAAGGTGGTAAATTAGTACGTAGTGCAGGCGCAAGTGCTCAGTTATCGAATAAAGAAGAAAAGTATGGTGTTATTAAAATGCCAAGTGGTGAGTTAAGAAAAGTATTGATCAATTGCTATGCAACAGTTGGTGTTGTAAGTAACAGCGATCATAATTTGGAAAGTGCAGGTAAAGCAGGCCGTAATCGTTGGAAAGGTGTTAGACCAAGAACGAGAGCAGTTGCGATGAACCCGGTAGATCATCCGATGGGTGGTGGTGAAGGTAGAGCTTCTGGTGGTCACCCACGTAGCCGTACAGGTAAATATGCTAAAGGTGAAGTTACACGTACAAGAGGTAAAGGATCAGATAAAATGATCATCCAAAGAAGAAACGGAAAGAAATTAAGTAACAAGTAA
- the rplW gene encoding 50S ribosomal protein L23, with protein sequence MKLSEVLIKPILSEKINKQTEKMNRYAFVVSRKANKLEIKKAVEEFYGVQVQNVNTTVIPGKAKSRNTKAGVVSGRKPAKKKAFVTVAQGETIDIYGTV encoded by the coding sequence ATGAAACTGTCTGAAGTATTAATAAAGCCGATCTTATCTGAAAAGATAAACAAGCAAACTGAAAAAATGAATCGTTATGCTTTTGTGGTAAGCAGAAAAGCTAACAAATTAGAGATTAAGAAAGCTGTAGAAGAGTTTTACGGTGTACAAGTACAGAATGTTAATACAACTGTTATACCTGGTAAAGCAAAATCTCGTAATACAAAAGCCGGAGTAGTTTCAGGTCGTAAACCTGCAAAAAAGAAAGCATTTGTAACAGTAGCTCAAGGCGAAACAATTGATATCTACGGAACAGTATAA
- the rplD gene encoding 50S ribosomal protein L4, producing the protein MQVDILNISGAKTGRTVDLPEEIFGAEPNNHVIYLAVKQYLAAQRQGTHKVKTRAEVHGSSKKLHKQKGTGGARKGNLRSPIYKGGGTIFGPKPHLYDFKLNRKVKDLAKISALSYKAKENAIVVLEDVTLDTPKTKQLATILKALNISDKKALFVTPEHNDNVYMSLRNIPSVKGSSLSDVNTYDIVNASVLVFTESVAKIFSEEQAN; encoded by the coding sequence ATGCAAGTAGATATTTTAAATATTAGTGGAGCTAAAACCGGCAGAACAGTTGATTTGCCTGAAGAAATTTTTGGCGCAGAACCTAACAATCATGTTATTTATTTAGCGGTAAAACAATACCTGGCTGCTCAACGTCAGGGAACGCATAAAGTAAAAACAAGAGCTGAAGTACATGGTTCATCTAAAAAATTACACAAGCAAAAAGGAACCGGTGGTGCTCGTAAGGGTAACTTACGTTCTCCGATCTATAAAGGTGGTGGTACTATCTTTGGACCAAAGCCACACTTATACGATTTCAAATTGAACCGTAAAGTAAAAGATCTTGCTAAAATCAGTGCATTAAGTTACAAAGCAAAAGAAAATGCAATCGTAGTGTTGGAAGACGTTACATTGGATACGCCAAAAACAAAACAATTGGCTACTATTTTAAAAGCTTTGAACATCAGCGATAAAAAAGCTTTATTCGTTACTCCTGAACACAATGATAATGTGTACATGAGTTTAAGAAATATTCCTTCAGTAAAAGGAAGTTCTTTAAGCGACGTAAACACTTACGATATCGTAAATGCAAGCGTGTTGGTTTTCACTGAAAGTGTAGCAAAAATATTTAGCGAAGAACAAGCAAATTAA
- the rplC gene encoding 50S ribosomal protein L3: MKSIIGKKIGMTSVFDATGKQTAVTIIEAGPCVVTQKKTVETDGYDALQIAFGDKKEKHSIKAEINHFAKAQTSPKKVVKEIRNSEIDKNVGEIITVDIFAEGDSVEVVGTSKGKGFQGVVKRHGFHGVGEQSHGQHDRQRAPGSIGNSSDASRVFKGMRMAGRMGQDRVKMKGLKVVKIFAEKNYILVSGSVPGHNGSIVLIQK, encoded by the coding sequence ATGAAAAGTATTATTGGAAAGAAAATTGGCATGACCAGTGTCTTTGATGCAACAGGCAAGCAAACTGCCGTTACGATCATTGAAGCAGGTCCATGTGTAGTTACCCAAAAGAAAACCGTAGAAACAGACGGTTACGATGCACTCCAAATTGCATTCGGAGATAAGAAAGAAAAACACTCCATCAAGGCTGAAATCAACCATTTCGCCAAAGCTCAGACTTCCCCTAAAAAAGTAGTAAAAGAAATACGCAATAGCGAAATCGACAAAAATGTTGGTGAGATCATCACTGTAGACATATTTGCCGAAGGCGATAGCGTTGAAGTAGTTGGTACCAGCAAAGGTAAAGGCTTCCAGGGTGTTGTTAAACGTCATGGCTTCCATGGTGTAGGTGAACAATCTCATGGTCAGCATGATCGTCAAAGAGCTCCGGGTTCAATCGGTAACTCATCTGATGCATCACGTGTATTCAAAGGTATGCGTATGGCAGGTAGAATGGGACAAGACAGAGTGAAAATGAAAGGGTTGAAAGTAGTTAAGATCTTCGCTGAAAAAAATTACATATTAGTAAGTGGTTCAGTTCCTGGTCACAACGGTTCAATCGTTTTAATTCAAAAATAA
- the rpsJ gene encoding 30S ribosomal protein S10: MSQRIRIKLQSYDHNLVDKSAEKIVKTVRSTGAVVTGPIPLPTHKKIFTVLRSPHVNKKAREQFQLCTHKRLLDIYTSSSRTVDALSKLDLPSGVDVEIKA, encoded by the coding sequence ATGTCACAAAGAATCAGAATAAAACTACAGTCTTACGACCACAATCTAGTTGATAAATCAGCTGAGAAAATTGTAAAAACAGTACGTAGTACTGGTGCAGTAGTAACAGGGCCAATACCCTTACCTACACACAAAAAGATCTTTACTGTGTTACGTTCTCCTCACGTTAATAAAAAGGCACGTGAGCAGTTTCAATTGTGTACACATAAACGTTTATTAGACATATACACCAGCAGCAGCCGTACGGTTGACGCTCTAAGTAAATTAGACCTGCCAAGTGGTGTAGATGTTGAGATTAAGGCTTAA
- a CDS encoding VOC family protein: MEHTTKSIRPFIGSKDFKTSQNFYKDLGFQEIVLEPRLSYFKTGETGFYLQDAYVKDWIDNTMIFLEVEDVDQYWNRLIGLDLTAKYENVKIVPIRKYDWGKECFVHDPSGVLWHIGEFNK, from the coding sequence ATGGAGCATACTACTAAATCAATACGACCATTCATTGGGTCTAAAGACTTTAAAACTTCACAGAATTTCTACAAAGATTTAGGGTTTCAGGAAATTGTACTGGAGCCAAGATTATCTTATTTCAAAACAGGAGAAACAGGCTTTTATCTTCAGGATGCTTATGTTAAAGACTGGATAGATAATACAATGATCTTCTTAGAGGTGGAAGATGTTGATCAATATTGGAATAGGCTGATAGGGTTGGATCTAACTGCTAAATATGAGAATGTAAAAATAGTTCCTATCCGAAAATATGATTGGGGCAAAGAATGTTTTGTGCATGATCCCTCAGGCGTTCTCTGGCATATTGGAGAGTTTAATAAGTAA